CGCTGCGCTCAACACGCAACCCATCACGTTGCCCTCCACCGCACTCTTCCATGATGGCAATCAACCCGCCGTGTGGGTGGTCAAGCAGGACGACACGCTCGCGCTGCGTCGTGTGACCATCGTTCGCTACGGCGAGCGCACCGTCACGGTCGCGGGTGGCATCGAGCCCGGCGAGCGCATCGTGTGGCAAGGCGTGCACACCGTGACCGCCGGTCAGAAAGTGCGCGTGGTCGCGCCGCTGCATCCTGAGGACTTCGCGTCATGAGCACGCAGGACGGGAAGCCGCCCGTACCCCAGGACCCGCAAACGGTTCCAGCCGCCTCCGCCGATGCGCCGAAGGACTATCGTCACGAAGAGGGGCACTTCAACCTCTCGGCGTGGGCGCTGCGTCACCGGTCGCTCGTGATCTTTTTGATCGCGATGGCGACGATCTTCGGCATTCTGGCCTACTCGCGTCTCGCGCAATCGGAGGATCCGCCGTTCACCTTCCGCGTGATGGTGATCCGCACGTTCTGGCCGGGCGCGACCGCCAAGCAGGTGCAGGAGCAAGTCACCGACCGGATTGCACGCAAGCTTCAGGAGATGCCCAATATCGACTTCCAGCGCAGCTATTCGCGCCCCGGCGAGTCCTTGTTGTTCTTCTCGATGAAGGATTCCGCCCCGCCTGACGAGGTGCCCGAGGAGTGGTATCAGGTTCGCAAGAAAGTCGGCGACATTGCCTACACGCTGCCGCCGGGCGTGCAGGGCCCATTCTTTAACGACGAATTCGGCGACGTCTACACGCACATCTTCACGCTTGAAGGCGACGGCTTCGGCCCCGCCCAGCTGCGCGACTATGCCGACGCGTTACGCACCGTGCTGTTGCGCGTCCCCGGCGTGGCGAAGGTCGATTACTTCGGCGACCGGGATCAGCGCATTTACGTCGAAATCAGCAACACGCAACTCACCCGCCTCGGTATCTCGCCGAATCAGATTGCGCAGGCCGTCAACGGCCAGAACGCGGTCTCGCCGGCCGGCACCATCGAAGCGCCGAACGATCGCGTGGTCGTGCGCCCAAGCGGTCAGTACCGCAATGTCGACGAACTCGCCGACACGCTCATCCGCGTGAACAATCGCACGTTCCGCCTCGGCGACATCGCGACGATCAAGCGGGGCTATGTCGATCCGCCCGTGTCGGAAATGCGCTTCGGCGGCAAGCCTGTACTCGGCATCGGTATCACGATGAAAAAGGGACAGGACGTCATCCACCTCGGCAAAGCGCTTGCGAACACGATGGGCGAGTTGCGCGCGCAGTTGCCCGCCGGGTTGAAGCTGACGGAAGTTGCGAGCATGACGCAGTCCGTGTCGCACTCGGTCGACGACTTTCTCGAAGCCGTGGCCGAAGCGGTCGCCATCGTGCTGGTCGTGAGCCTAGTCTCGCTAGGCTTCCGCACGGGGATGGTGGTGGTGATTTCGATTCCGGTCGTGCTCGCCGTCACGTCGCTGTTCATGTACATCTTCGACATCGGGCTGCACAAAGTCTCTCTCGGCACGCTGATTCTCGCGCTCGGTCTGTTGGTGGACGATGCGATCATCGCCGTCGAAATGATGGCGGTGAAGCTCGCACAAGGGTGGGATCGCAAGCGGGCCGCCGCGTTCGCGTACACCAGCACCGCGTTCCCGATGCTCACCGGCACGCTCGTGACCGTCTCCGGCTTCCTGCCGATCGCGCTCGCGAAGTCGAGTACCGGCGAATACACGCGTTCGATCTTCGAAGTCTCGGCGATTGCCCTGCTCGCGTCGTGGCTCGCGGCCGTGGTGCTCATTCCACTGCTCGGTTACAAGATGTTGCCGGAGCGTCCGCGCGAGGCGCATCACGGCGACGATCACGAACACGAGGTCTACGACACGAAGTTCTACAACCGTCTGCGCGGTTGGCTCACGTGGTGCATCGAGCGCAAGTTCATCGTGCTCGTCATCACTGTCGTGCTGTTCCTGATCGCGATGGCAGGTTTCTCGCTCGTGCCGCAACAGTTCTTCCCAAGTTCCGACCGGCCTGAACTGATGGTGGACCTGCGCTTGCAGGAAGGCGCGTCGTATCAGGCCACGCTGCGCGAGACGGAGCGCCTCGAGAAGCTGCTCGAAGGCCGTAAGGAGATCGATCACACGGTGAGCTTCGTGGGCACCGGTGCGCCCCGCTTCTATCTGCCGCTCGACCAGCAACTGCCCACGCCGAACTTCGCGCAGCTCGTGATCACCGCCAAATCGGTGGAAGAGCGCGAGGCGCTCGCGCAGTGGCTCGAACCGAAGCTGCGTGAAACCATGCCGGGTGTACGCACCCGCCTGTCGCGTCTCGAGAACGGCCCGCCAGTCGGCTTCCCGGTGCAGTTCCGCGTGAGCGGCGACAACATCGGCACCGTGCGCAAGATCTCCGAGCAAGTGGCGGACGTGATGCGCAATAACGGCGATACGGTCGACGTCCAGTTCGACTGGGACGAGCCGTCGCAACGCTCGGTGCGCTTCGAAGTGGATCAGCAGAAGGCCCGCGCATTGAACGTCAGTTCGTCGGACATCGCGAACTTCATCGCCATGACGCTGACGGGTTACGACATCAGTCAGTACCGCGAACGCGACAAGCTGATCGCGATCACGCTGCGCTCGCCGAAGGCCGAACGCGTGGACCCGGCGAAGCTCGCCACGCTGGCCATGCCCACGCCCAACGGCCCGGTGCCGCTCGCCACGCTCGGCCGTGTGGTGGACGAACTGGAGTATGGCGTGATCTGGGAGCGCGACCGTCAACCGACGATTACCGTGCGCTCCGACGTGCGCGCCGGCAAGCAAGGCATCGACGTGACCGAAGCCGTCTACAAGAAGCTCGGCGATATCCGCAAGGCGCTGCCGGTCGGCTATCGCATCGAGATCGGCGGATCGGTCGAAGAGTCGGGCAAAGGTCAGGCGTCGATCAACGCGCAAATGCCGATCATGGTGATCGCGGTGCTCACGCTGCTAATGATTCAGTTGCAGAGCTTCGCACGCACCATGCTGGTCGTGCTGACCGCGCCGCTCGGCATGATCGGGGTCGTCGCCACACTGCTGCTGTTCGGCAAACCGTTCGGCTTCGTTGCGATGCTCGGTGTGATCGCCATGTTCGGGATCATCATGCGTAACTCGGTGATTCTGGTCGATCAGATCGAGCAGGACGTCTCGGCCGGACACCCGCGCTTCGACGCCATCGTCAGCGCGACGGTGCGACGCTTCCGTCCGATTACGCTCACCGCCGCTGCCGCCGTGCTGGCCCTGATTCCGCTGCTGCGCAGCAACTTTTTCGGACCGATGGCGACAGCGCTGATGGGCGGCATCACCAGCGCAACCATTCTTACCGTGTTCTTCCTGCCTGCGTTGTATGCGACGGCGTTCCGTGTGCGTCACGACGAACGGGGCGATCATCCGTCGCAAGCAACGTCCGGCAGTTCGCAAGGAGACCGCTCATGACTTCGCGCATCGTATCAAGCGCCCTGCGGTTTGCCCCGCTCGCCCCGGTGTTCTGGCTGGGCGCGTGCTCATTCACGCCGGGCGACAAACCGCCGGCGATGCCGTCGCCGTCGCACTACGGCGCGAACGCCCTGCCCGAGCAAACCGTCACGGCGCAGGGGGCTTCGCAACGCTTCGACTTAGGCGGGCCGCCGGTGAGAGCCTGGTGGCAAGCCTACGAATCGGACAAACTTAATGCACTGGTCGACGAAGGCCTGCGCAACAGTCCGAATCTGGCGGCGTCCGACCATGCGCTGCAAGCCGCGCGTGAGCAGTTGAAGGCGCAGATCGGTTCGTCGCTGTTCCCTTCCATCGACCTTGGCGGGGAAGTGGCCCGTGAGCGCAATCTCGGCATCCCGAACCTGCGTCCGCCAACGGCCCTGTACAACATGTTCGTCGGACAGATCCAGGCGCGCTATACGTTCGACTTCTTCGGGGCGTCGCGCTTCGCCAATGCGTCGCTCGCCGCACAAGTCGATCAGCAGGCGTTCCAGCTGGAATCGGCGCGTCAGGCCCTCGCCGCGAATATCGTCTCCGGTGCGATTGGCGCGTCGGTGCTCGGCGCGCAGGTCAAGGCGACGGAGCGACTCGTCGAGCTGGCGCAGGCGGATGCCACCGACATGGCCCGCCGCGAAGCCCTTGGGGCGGTGTCGCGCGCCGATGCACTGGCGTCCGCCCAGAATGCCGAATCGCTGGCCGCATCGCTTCCGGGGCTGCGTGCGCAGTGGCAATCGACGCGCCACGCGCTGGCCGTCCTGCTCGGCCGTACGCCCGGTCAGGCACCGAACGATCTTGCGCTCGGCGAACTGAAGGTGCCGCGCATCGTGCCGGTGGTCGTGCCGTCGACGCTGTTGCAATCGCGCCCCGACATTCAGGCGGCGGAGATGGCGCTCAAGGCGGCCTCGGCCGAGGTCGGCGTGGCGACCGCGCAAATGTTCCCAAGCTTGTCGCTCAGCGCATCGATGGGCAAAGGCGGCTTCAACTGGCCGACGGTGATGTCCAACGCCGGGTCGCTGTGGAGCATCGCGGCGTCGATCTCGCAGCCAATTTTCCATGGCGGCGCGTTGCTTGCGCAGCGTCGCGCGGCACAGGCGACGTACGAGGCGGCCGTCGAACAGTACAAGCAGACCGTGCTGACGGCGTTCAGGAACGTGGCGGACACACTCGCGTCGCTCGAGGCGGACAATACGACGTTGTTGCATGCCGATAGCGCCAGTGCGGCCGCTGAGCAGATCTATCGCGATACGGCGGCACGGGTGCGTCTGGGGGCGTTGCCGGTGTCGTCCGCACGCGGGCGCGAACAGCAGTACTGGAACGCCTACCTGACGACAGTGCGTGCAACCGGCGCGCGTTTGTCGGATACTGCGCTACTGTTTTACGCGATGGGCTTGCCGCCCGAGCCCGCCGACGCTGCCCAAGCGCAGACCCCGGATGCGGCACAACCGGCCCCGTCGCAAGACGTAGCCAGACGATGACCACCCGAACCACGACCCGGGGCCGACGCCCCAAACACCTCCCCGATGGCCGCGCCGCCTTGCTCGGCGCGGCCATCGACGCTTTCTCGCACCTCGGCTACGACGGCGCAAACCTGCGCGGCATCGCGGCGGCCGCCAAGGTCGATGCGAGCCTCGTGCGCGTGCACTTCGGCTCGAAGGAACAGCTTTGGCGCGCCTGCATCGATACGCTCGAAGCCGCGCTGGCCGCCCCCGTTGAAATACTCCGCGCGATTTCGGTCGACGAAACACGGCCGGTCAGAGACCGCCTTCGCGACGCCATCGGGCTCATCGCGGCCTACGCGTTGCAGCACCCCGAACACAAGTGCTTCATTTCGCTGCATGCGTCCGAGACGGGCGAGCGCGGCGCGGTGCTCTACCGCCATCTGCTCGAACCGGTCTACAACTGCATGGAAAAGCTCATCGTGGAAGGGATGGCTGCGGGCGTGATTCGCGCCGAACATCCGGCGATGTACTTCTGCGTACTCGCCCACGCCCTGCACCCGCCCCCCGGCTCGCCGGTGCTCATGCAGGTGATTGCCCCCGAGGTCGGCGGTGAAGCCTTCGGCCCGGCGTTGCTCAAGCAAATCGAGATGGTGTTCTTCACACCGCCACAAGCGGACGACTGAACCGACGAACCGACGAGAGACACGCGCGTCATCCGGCGGTATCCGAGACGCTTTGCCGCCCCCGATGCATTACACTGGCGGCCAAATCCACTCGTTTTGTTCAAGCTTCCCACGTTTCCAATTCCATGTCCGAAGCCACCTCCACCACCGTCATTCTCGGCGCCGGCCAAGCCGGCGGCGAAACCGCCCTCGCGCTGCGTCAGCTCGGCTACACCGGCCGCATCGTGCTTGCGGGTAGCGAAACGCATCTGCCGTATCGCCGCCCGCCCCTCTCGAAAGCGTTCCTCGCCGGTCAGGCCGACGAAGCCAGTCTGCTGATCCGCCCGGCCGACGCCTATGAGAAAGCCGAGATCGACGTACGCCTTGGCGTGACGGCCACGGCCATCGACCGCACTGCGCGCACCGTGTCATTCGACGATGGCCAGACGCTCGGTTACGACCACCTCGTACTCGCGCTCGGCGGCCGTGTGCGTCCCCTGCCGATTCCCGGCGGCGATGCATCCAACGTCTACTACCTGCGCAACATCGCCGATGCACAGCGCCTGCGTGAAGCGCTCGCGCCGGGCAAGCGCGTCGTGGTCGTCGGTGGCGGTTACATCGGTCTGGAAGTGGCGGCGAGCGCCATCAAGGCAGGCGCTTCGGTGACGGTGCTCGAAGCCGCCCCGCGTCTGCTCGCGCGCGTGGCCGAAGCGGATCTCGCAGACTTCTTCGCAACGCTGCACCGCGAGAACGGTGTAGACGTGCAAGTGGGCGTGGGCGTCACAGCCCTGGAACAGGATGCGGCTGGCAATGTGGTGGCCGTGGTGGCCGGCGAGAAGCGTCTGGAAGCGGATGTGGTCGTCGTCGGTATCGGTCTGATCCCTAACGCCGAACTCGCGCAAGCCGCGGGTCTGCCCGTCGACAACGGCATCGTCGTGGACGAATTTGCCCGCACCAGCGATCCGGCGATTCTTGCCGTGGGCGATTGCGCGCATCACGAACACCCGGCACTCGGCCGTCGCATCCGTCTGGAATCGGTGCCGAGCGCCAGCAAAATGGCGAAGGTAGCTGCCAGCGTAGTGCATGGCGATGCACCGAAGGCCGTCGCGACCGCCCCGTGGTTCTGGTCGGATCAGTTCAACGCGAAGTTGCAGATGGTCGGTATGACCGAGGGTCACGACGCCGTGATCGAACGCCGTCTGCCCGACGCACAGGGCGCGGCCGTCTTCATGCTGTTCTATCTGCGCGATGGTGCGATCGTGGCCGCTGCGAGCATCAACCGCGCGCAGGAATTCATGACGGCGCGCGAACTCGTCGGCCGCCGTGCGGTGGTCGATCCGACGCGTCTGGCCGATGCCGCCACGCCGCTCAAGACGCTGCTGGCCGAGCTCGGCTGATCGCGTCGGATCGCCATCGCCCCATCAACCGCGCGCCGTCGGCGTTACTTGGCGGACGGCGCGTGGGCGGGTAACAGCAGGACCGGACGGCCCGCATGACGGGCCGTATCTTCCGCCACGCTGCCTAGCGTGAAGCGCCGGAATCCACGTCGGCCGTGCGTGCCCAGCACGATCAGGTCGACGTCGGCATCGCGGCCCGCAGCGATGATCTGATCCGCCACGCCCTCGCCCACCGGTTGAATCTCCCGCATCTCGATTTCCCCGGGTACTTCCGCCTCGCTCAAACGCTTCTGCGCCCAGCTTCGCACCTGTTCGGCCACGGCGCGCACGGCGTCGAGCAACGGCTCGGGATCGAAACCTGCGAGGAACGGTCCCGGCAAGTCGAGCACGTGCACCACCCGCATCGACGCGCCATGCGTGCGCGCCAGCGCCAACGCATATTCGAAGGCGAGCCGCGACGTCTCGCTGTCGTCCAGCGCGACGAGAATGCGTTCGTAATGGCCGCCCGCGCGCAGCGGCTGATGCGGCCGAGCCTCGCCCGCCACCAGCATCACCGGCACTTCCGCGCTGCGCAGAATCTGCTCCGCGACACTGCCGAGCATCGCCCGGCGCACGCCACTGCGGCCGTGCGTGCCGACGACGATGATGTCCGCGCCCCACTCGATGGCTTCGCGCGTCATCGCTTCGGGCACGGTTTCGCCGGTGGTGCGCAAGTCGAGCAGATGCGCTTGCGCGTCGAAGCCTTCTTCGCGCAAGTACAGCACCGCCCGTGCGAGATGCTCCTCGCCTTCGCGCTGCATGTCGCGGCGCACCTGTTCCAGATCGATGAGTTTTCCGAAGGCCGCCGTCAGCAAATTGACGGGGTCTTCCACAGTGTGAATGACGCGGATCGCGTCACCGTGGCGCGCAAAGGCAGCGGCCTCGCGCAATGCGCGGCGTGACGACTCGCTACCGTCGGTCGCCAGCAGAATGCGTTTTGTCATGAGCAGCCTCGCGTTGAGAGTCGAAGGAAGGCCATGCGCGTGTCCGGCCATCCCGATGTTCCATCTGACGAACCTTGCACGACGCTTCCACTATACCGCTCGATAGGGCGTGAAGGCCACCCTTCGCGCGCCTTGCACGGCCGGAATGGGCATCGGACTTCGCTTCCTTTGACGCAACGCAAAAACGCCACAGGCCCTGCATAGCGGGCCTGTGGCGTCAGAATGAGACGAAGCTTGCGGCGACCGCTCAGCGGGCGGCGTCGCCCCAGCGATAGGCGTGCGATGCGTCGTCGAGCTTTGCCTTGAGTTCCGGCGGCAGCGTGTAGTCGACGGTGCCCAGCGTCTCGGTCAGTTGCTCGACACGGCTCGCGCCGATGATGGCCGAGGTCACGGTCGGGTTCGCCAGCACCCAGGCGAGCGACAGGCGCGTGAGCGACTCGCCGGCATCCTTCGCAATGCCCTTGAGCGCTTCGATGGTCTCGAATTCGCGCTCATGCCAGTAGCGTTGCTGGTACATCGCCCCCGCCTTGCCCACTGTGGCCGACGTGAAGCGGCCTTCGGTCGGCGCAGCGTCGTGGCGATACTTGCCGGTCAGCAGACCGCCCGCGAGGGGGTTGTAGGGGATGACGGCCAGCCCTTCTTCGCTCGCCAGCGGCAGCAGTTCGCGTTCGATCTGACGAAACAGCAGGTTGTAGCGCGGCTGAACCGACACGAAGCGTGCGACACGCAGCACGTCGGCGCGGCCCAGCGCACGGGCCAGACGATACGCGAGATAGTTCGACACGCCGACGTAACGCGCCTTGCCCGACTTCACGATGGTATCGAGCGCTTCGAGCGTTTCGTCGATGGGTGTGTCGGTGTCGTCGGAGTGGAGTTGATACAGGTCGACGTAGTCGGTGCCGATGCGGTCCAGCGATGCGTCGATGGCGCTCAGCAAGTGCTTGCGCGACGCGCCCTTGTCCCACGGCGACGGCCCCATCTCACCGCAGGCCTTCGTCGCCACGATGAACTGATCGCGACGGCCCTTGAGCCAGCGGCCCACCACTTCTTCGGTGCGGCCGACGAGCGAGTTGTCGGCCCCCAGCGGATAGACGTCGGCGAGATCGATGAAGTTGACGCCAGCCTCTGCGGTACGGTCGAGAATGGCGTGGCTGGCGGCTTCGTCGGTTTGCAGACCGAACGTCATGGTGCCCAGGCAGAGGCGGGAAACGGTCAGGCCGGTGCGGCCGAATTTCGTGTATTGCACGGTAACTCCCGGAGGCAGGTACTGATGAAAAGCGATGCCCGGCGTCGCGGACAAGGTGCACAGTATGCGCGATTCCGGGAAAACGCGTGCGCCGCCCACCGCTTTCGTGGCGCACGCGCTTCGTTTGCTATTCCAGCGACTTCAGATCGAGCCAGACGCCATCCGCGCCGCGGATCATCATCTTGCCGCTGTACTTCATGACGGTCGTCTGCTCGTTGGCCGATACGAAAGCCGTCTGTGGCAGATCGTTAGCGTACTGCGCCAGGTCCGGCGTGCCCGCGAACGGGTTGTTGGCGATCAGGTGCGAGATGAGCGTCATCATCGCCAGATAGCTCGTCGGTGTGGCGATGGCCACAGGCGTGGCGTGCGAGGCGGCAGCACCGTCGCCGAAGCCGACGAGCTTCACCGCCACCGGCACGTGCGTAATCTCCGGCAACGGGATCTCGCGCATGCCCGAGATCTGCAACTTGCTGCCGCGCAGCGCTGCGCCGTGCTCCGGCACGAATACGACCACCGCCTTGCGTCCCGACTTCTGGATGGTGTCGATGAACTGACCGATGTCGTCGAACATTGCCTTCGCGCGCAGCGGATAACTCTGCACGCTGCTGAGTTTCGAGCCTTCGAGACGGTTGCCGTCGTGCAGCGAGATCGTGTTGTAGTACAGCGCCACGCGCTTGTCGGGCATGGCCGTGCGCTGCTTCCACCACGATTGCAGCACGTCGCCGTCCGAGCGGATCGGCGTCTCGTCGAACGCGCGCATCGCCACACGGGTACGCGTGTTGTCGAAGGGCGTGACGCCCTGCACGTCGAAATTCTGCTGCACTTCCTGCATGAAGTTGTCGAAGTGACCGTCGTGGTTCATCGCGAGCGTCGGCGTGAAACCGAGGTTCTTCAGATCGCTCATGATGTAACACTGCGGGCCTGCCGGGTCGTACAGCGCCTTGTGCTCCGGCTGTCCACAGCCTGCACGCAGCACGCGAATCGCCGCCGGGCCGCTATAGCTGGCGGCCGAGTTGAAGTTCTTGAAGATGAAATCGAACTTCGAGAGCAACGGCAGGTTATCGAGGTTGTCGACGTCGAGGTCGTCCTGCGCGAGCGAACAGATGTGCAGGAAGATGATGTCGTAGTCCGGACCGGCCCCCGCCTGCGCGGGCAACGAGACCGAGCGCGTGAGTTCGCGCGAGTAGAAGCTGTTGAGCGCCGCGTTCGGGTTCGCGCCCAGCGGCACCTCGCCGTCGCCCGTCAGGAACGCGCTGCTGCCGCTGGCCGCACCTGCTGCGCCCCCTGTCACGGCACCGGACGCGAGCGCCGTGGTATCGCCCTGCGCGGCCACGACCGGTGAGACGGAGATGAGCGTGCCGACACGCAGCACGCCTGGCACGATCAGCAACGCCAGCAGGACGAACGTCGTCACGCGCACCCAGCGATTCACGATCCAGTACGCGAGCACCATGATCGCGAGCAGCAACCAGTCGCGCGCCGGGACGAAGCGGCCGAGCAGCTCGACGATGTACGAGAAGCGGAACTGCATCAGCGCGGGCAACTGCTCGACGAAGCGCTCGAACGGCGGCAAATTCGAGTCGTAGTAAAGCAGCGCCGCACCGACCGGGATGGCGATGACCTGTCGCGCGATGCGCGCCCAGCGCGGGCGCAACCGCACCACGAGGAACAGCGCGAAAACGAAGTTAGGCAGCACGTGAAAGCCGAGGATGCCCGCCCACAGCAGCAACAGCTTCAGAATGAAGTAGAGGTTCCAGATGCCCATCGTATGGTTTCCTTGGTCTCAGGCACGTGTATCGGGCGCATCGCCCCACGCCCGCCGTGCGCCGCGCAGACGGTTCTGCCAGCGCGTCACCAGCTTGCTCAGCAGGTAATCGGCCAGCACCCGATACCCACGCAGCCCCATGGCCAGCATGTCGAACAACGCCTTGATCGGTTCGTCACGCGTACGCTCGTCGTCCCAGTCGCGCCACGCATCGGCACGTCCGAACGTGAATTGCACGAGATGTTTGTCCTGCTCGGCGGTGAGCGGCATGAACGCGAGGAAGAGCTGGTTGCCACGTGCACCGACGACACTCACCGGGAAGCCGTACTCGGTCGCGCCCCGTGCGAGCGCCACGTGCGCTTCGGTGCCCACGGCCGGATCGACCGCCACCGGCAGCACCAGCGCCAGCCCGCCGCCCGAGAAGTCGCGGGTGTGACAGGCCACGGTGCGGCCGTCCGGCAGATAGAGCGTGGCGGGCATGCGCATCGACACGCGGTGCGTGCGCCGCACCTGCTTGACTTCCGTCGCCACGGCCACCGCCGCCCCCAGCACGGCGAGGTTGAACATCACCCAGAGCAGGTTGAACACCAACGCGCCCGACTCGTGTGCAGGACCGTAGAAGTAGCGCAGAATGCCCGCGAGAAAGCCCGCGACGTTAAAGCCGAGCAGGACCAGATACGGCTTCGAAATGCTCCAGTCGAAGAAGCTTTGTTCGATCAGCCCGCCCTTCGCGGTCACGTTGAATTTGCCGTAGCGCGGGTTGATGAAGGCGACGGTCGTGGGCAGCGCGACGTACCAGGCCAGCACCGCTTCATAGACATCCGACCAGAACGAGTGCCGGTACTTGCCCTGAATGCGCGAGTTGGCGATATTCGCATGCGCGATGTGCGGCAGCACGTAAGCGCAGATGCTTAACGCTGCCGCTTGCACGATGTGCAGCCCGAAGAACAGGTAGCAGATCGGTGCGAGCAGGAAGATGATGCGCGGAATGCCGTAGAAAAAGTGCAGCATGCCGTTCGCGTAGCAGATGCGCTGACCGAGCTTCAGGCCTCGGCCGAACAGCGGATTGTCGACGCGGAAGATCTGCGCCATGCCGCGCGCCCAGCGAATGCGTTGTCCGACGTGGCCCGACAGCGATTCCGTCGCCAGACCCGCAGCCTGCACGACCTTGAGGTACACCGTGTTCCATCCGCGACGGTGCATCTTGAGCGCCGTATGCGCGTCTTCCGTCACCGTCTCGACCGCCACGCCCCCGACCTCGTCGAGCGCCGTACGACGCAACACCGCGCACGATCCGCAGAAGAACGAAGCGTTCCAGAAGTCATTGCCGTCCTGCACGATCCCATAAAACAGACGTCCTTCGTTCGGCACCGCGCCGCGTGTGGCGAGGTTGCGCTCGAACGGGTCGTCGGAGAAGAAATGGTGAGGCGTCTGCACGAGCGAACAGCGTTCGTCCTTGAGGAACGACCCCATCGTGGTTTGCAGGAACGAGCGCACGGGAATGTGATCGCAGTCGAAGATCGCGATGAACTCGCCCTGCGTCTTGCCGAGCGCATGGTTGATGTTGCCCGCCTTCGCATGACGATTGTCGGGGCGTGTCATGTAATGCACCCCGGCTTGCGCCGCAAATTCGCGCATCTCCTCGCGGCGGCCGTCGTCGAGCAGATAGATGTTGAGCTTCTCGGGCGGCCAGTCGATGCCGCACGCGGCATACACGGTCGGGCGCACCACAACCAGCCCCTCGTTGTACGTCGGAATGTAGACGTCGACGCTCGGCCATTCGCGGGTGTCCGGCGGCAGCGGCGTGATGCGGCGATGCAGCGGCCAGATCGTCTGGACGTAGCCGAACAGCAGAATCATCCACGTGTACATCTCGGCGGCGACAAGCATATAACCGACGGTGGCCTCCGCCACGGTGTCGAACGCCAGCGACTGCGTGAGACGCCACCACACGTAACGCACCGTCGACGTGAGCGACAGGCCGATCAGCACCAGCACCGAGTATTGGCTGTCGAGACGGCGGAATACCAGTGCGAGCGTAAGCGTGCAGATCGAGAACAGCAACTGCGAGAACGGATCGAACGGCGTGGTGACAATCCAGAACACACCGAACAACCCAAGCAAGGCGACAATGGTCGACGTCGCACGCCATTGCATGACTTTTTCCAGCTTCCGGTCGAAGCGATGCGCGAGTTCGGCGGGCGTGTCGGGCGGAATGCCGAAGAGCGACTGCACGAGCCACAGACGCAGCCGTTCGTTGCCCCGTCGGAACGCGAGCCATGCGGTATAGGGGGGGAATGCCGGACGCCGGTCGGCGCGACGCCACAGCAGCGCTCCCACGATCTGCCAGAAGCCCGCATCGGCTGGCACGTCGAGCCGTTGCGTCAGGCGTTCGTTGACCCGTGCG
The Pandoraea oxalativorans genome window above contains:
- a CDS encoding TetR/AcrR family transcriptional regulator — its product is MTTRTTTRGRRPKHLPDGRAALLGAAIDAFSHLGYDGANLRGIAAAAKVDASLVRVHFGSKEQLWRACIDTLEAALAAPVEILRAISVDETRPVRDRLRDAIGLIAAYALQHPEHKCFISLHASETGERGAVLYRHLLEPVYNCMEKLIVEGMAAGVIRAEHPAMYFCVLAHALHPPPGSPVLMQVIAPEVGGEAFGPALLKQIEMVFFTPPQADD
- a CDS encoding efflux transporter outer membrane subunit, with amino-acid sequence MTSRIVSSALRFAPLAPVFWLGACSFTPGDKPPAMPSPSHYGANALPEQTVTAQGASQRFDLGGPPVRAWWQAYESDKLNALVDEGLRNSPNLAASDHALQAAREQLKAQIGSSLFPSIDLGGEVARERNLGIPNLRPPTALYNMFVGQIQARYTFDFFGASRFANASLAAQVDQQAFQLESARQALAANIVSGAIGASVLGAQVKATERLVELAQADATDMARREALGAVSRADALASAQNAESLAASLPGLRAQWQSTRHALAVLLGRTPGQAPNDLALGELKVPRIVPVVVPSTLLQSRPDIQAAEMALKAASAEVGVATAQMFPSLSLSASMGKGGFNWPTVMSNAGSLWSIAASISQPIFHGGALLAQRRAAQATYEAAVEQYKQTVLTAFRNVADTLASLEADNTTLLHADSASAAAEQIYRDTAARVRLGALPVSSARGREQQYWNAYLTTVRATGARLSDTALLFYAMGLPPEPADAAQAQTPDAAQPAPSQDVARR
- a CDS encoding efflux RND transporter permease subunit, with protein sequence MSTQDGKPPVPQDPQTVPAASADAPKDYRHEEGHFNLSAWALRHRSLVIFLIAMATIFGILAYSRLAQSEDPPFTFRVMVIRTFWPGATAKQVQEQVTDRIARKLQEMPNIDFQRSYSRPGESLLFFSMKDSAPPDEVPEEWYQVRKKVGDIAYTLPPGVQGPFFNDEFGDVYTHIFTLEGDGFGPAQLRDYADALRTVLLRVPGVAKVDYFGDRDQRIYVEISNTQLTRLGISPNQIAQAVNGQNAVSPAGTIEAPNDRVVVRPSGQYRNVDELADTLIRVNNRTFRLGDIATIKRGYVDPPVSEMRFGGKPVLGIGITMKKGQDVIHLGKALANTMGELRAQLPAGLKLTEVASMTQSVSHSVDDFLEAVAEAVAIVLVVSLVSLGFRTGMVVVISIPVVLAVTSLFMYIFDIGLHKVSLGTLILALGLLVDDAIIAVEMMAVKLAQGWDRKRAAAFAYTSTAFPMLTGTLVTVSGFLPIALAKSSTGEYTRSIFEVSAIALLASWLAAVVLIPLLGYKMLPERPREAHHGDDHEHEVYDTKFYNRLRGWLTWCIERKFIVLVITVVLFLIAMAGFSLVPQQFFPSSDRPELMVDLRLQEGASYQATLRETERLEKLLEGRKEIDHTVSFVGTGAPRFYLPLDQQLPTPNFAQLVITAKSVEEREALAQWLEPKLRETMPGVRTRLSRLENGPPVGFPVQFRVSGDNIGTVRKISEQVADVMRNNGDTVDVQFDWDEPSQRSVRFEVDQQKARALNVSSSDIANFIAMTLTGYDISQYRERDKLIAITLRSPKAERVDPAKLATLAMPTPNGPVPLATLGRVVDELEYGVIWERDRQPTITVRSDVRAGKQGIDVTEAVYKKLGDIRKALPVGYRIEIGGSVEESGKGQASINAQMPIMVIAVLTLLMIQLQSFARTMLVVLTAPLGMIGVVATLLLFGKPFGFVAMLGVIAMFGIIMRNSVILVDQIEQDVSAGHPRFDAIVSATVRRFRPITLTAAAAVLALIPLLRSNFFGPMATALMGGITSATILTVFFLPALYATAFRVRHDERGDHPSQATSGSSQGDRS
- a CDS encoding NAD(P)/FAD-dependent oxidoreductase; this translates as MSEATSTTVILGAGQAGGETALALRQLGYTGRIVLAGSETHLPYRRPPLSKAFLAGQADEASLLIRPADAYEKAEIDVRLGVTATAIDRTARTVSFDDGQTLGYDHLVLALGGRVRPLPIPGGDASNVYYLRNIADAQRLREALAPGKRVVVVGGGYIGLEVAASAIKAGASVTVLEAAPRLLARVAEADLADFFATLHRENGVDVQVGVGVTALEQDAAGNVVAVVAGEKRLEADVVVVGIGLIPNAELAQAAGLPVDNGIVVDEFARTSDPAILAVGDCAHHEHPALGRRIRLESVPSASKMAKVAASVVHGDAPKAVATAPWFWSDQFNAKLQMVGMTEGHDAVIERRLPDAQGAAVFMLFYLRDGAIVAAASINRAQEFMTARELVGRRAVVDPTRLADAATPLKTLLAELG